TAAGGGAGTTAATATTTTTAAACCTTAAACTGAGGATTTTCACAGACTGCGCTCTCCATCATGCTCAACGGCCTCTTGCTGCCTTGGCGTCTCATCTTGCTGCTGCACCTGCGCCACCACTGCTTGATACATCTGTTTCATCCTTTCTAGCCGCAGTTGCTCAGCTGGCGAATCAAATTGCGCCAGCGCCACCCGGCGGGCAAAAACATCTTCGACACTGAGTTCACTTAAGGTTTCCTGCGCGGTTGCTGTCATCATTTGCGACTGTTGGCGAAGCCGTTTAAGTTGCAGCACCTCAAATGGTCGCCCCTCAACTAACGCCTGAACACGGGACTGCAGATCCGACAGATACTCTTGACTTTCAACCGTTACCGACAACCATACCGTGCCGTTATCCGGGAGAGGGATAGCATCAATCTGCGTGGCAATTGTCTCTAAATCACCGTTAAGAGACACCAGTGGCTGGAATGTGGGTACCGCAAGCTCAGTGACTTGTGTCAAACCATGGGGATCAAATTCAGCTATCAAGACTTGTTTGGGACTGCTTAGCTCATCAAAGCTCAAGCAAATAGGGGAGCCGGAATAACGAATATGTTCCGATTTAGCCACTTTCTGAGCGCGGTGAATATGGCCCAACGCGATATAATCGGCTTGAGGAAAGGCGTGAGCATTAAAGGCATCGAGTGTACCAATGTAAATATCTCGCACGGATTCACTGCTGCTGGCACCCACAGTCGTCAAGTGCCCTGTGAGGATCACCGGCACTGGCGCATCAGTTAGCGCGCGAG
This region of Shewanella sp. NFH-SH190041 genomic DNA includes:
- the sbcD gene encoding exonuclease subunit SbcD — its product is MRILHTSDWHLGQSFYGKSRAPEHRAFLNWLLEQIPLQQIDAVIVAGDIFDTSAPPSYARELYNHFVVNMQQYHCQLFVLGGNHDSVAMLSESQELLACIGTQVVPSVQTDISKQVFALYDADGQIGAVLGAVPYLRPRELITSEAGEDGSRKQRKLGEAIKAHYEAIFAAARALTDAPVPVILTGHLTTVGASSSESVRDIYIGTLDAFNAHAFPQADYIALGHIHRAQKVAKSEHIRYSGSPICLSFDELSSPKQVLIAEFDPHGLTQVTELAVPTFQPLVSLNGDLETIATQIDAIPLPDNGTVWLSVTVESQEYLSDLQSRVQALVEGRPFEVLQLKRLRQQSQMMTATAQETLSELSVEDVFARRVALAQFDSPAEQLRLERMKQMYQAVVAQVQQQDETPRQQEAVEHDGERSL